Proteins encoded within one genomic window of Micromonospora halotolerans:
- a CDS encoding 4'-phosphopantetheinyl transferase family protein, giving the protein MIEALLPPSAVAVEAFADVPGEVPHPGEADLLARAVEARRREFVTARRCAREALTRLGYAPAPIRPGPKREPRWPAGVVGSITHCDGYRAAAVARDTALAGLGIDAEPHEPLPDGVAGVVTTAGEPASLARLRAARPDVHWDRLLFSAKESVYKAWYPLTGRWLGFDDAELFVDPAGGRFTARVLVDATRVDGGPPLAELHGRWLVADGLVVTAVAVPRQP; this is encoded by the coding sequence GTGATCGAGGCGCTGCTCCCGCCGTCGGCGGTCGCCGTCGAGGCGTTCGCCGACGTCCCCGGCGAGGTTCCCCATCCCGGCGAGGCGGACCTGCTCGCCCGGGCCGTGGAGGCCCGCCGCCGCGAGTTCGTCACCGCCCGTCGTTGCGCCCGGGAGGCCCTGACCCGCCTCGGCTACGCCCCGGCGCCGATCCGCCCCGGCCCGAAGCGGGAGCCGCGGTGGCCGGCCGGCGTGGTGGGCAGCATCACGCACTGCGACGGTTACCGGGCCGCGGCCGTCGCCCGGGACACCGCGCTGGCCGGGCTCGGCATCGACGCCGAGCCGCACGAGCCGCTGCCCGACGGCGTGGCCGGGGTGGTCACCACGGCCGGCGAGCCGGCGTCGCTGGCCCGGCTGCGCGCCGCCCGGCCGGACGTGCACTGGGACCGGCTGCTGTTCAGCGCCAAGGAGTCGGTCTACAAGGCGTGGTACCCGCTGACCGGGCGCTGGCTCGGCTTCGACGACGCCGAACTGTTCGTCGACCCGGCCGGGGGGCGCTTCACGGCCCGGGTGCTGGTCGACGCCACCCGCGTCGACGGCGGCCCGCCGCTGGCCGAGCTGCACGGCCGGTGGCTGGTCGCCGACGGGCTGGTGGTCACGGCCGTGGCCGTGCCCCGGCAGCCCTGA
- a CDS encoding catalase, whose product MDSSKPAKVVKDVVEAAAGKVADVLTPDVPGAPGSVPPSFEEPTTPHGPLPPKEEQGAPDTRTPTGAETGVPKIAKGQQGAYLTTANGARLRDTDHSLKAGPRGPVLLQDHHLREKITHFDHERIPERVVHARGAGAHGVFVGYGTGEEVTRAGFLKKGRETPVFVRFSTVLGSRGSADTVRDTRGFATKFYTDEGTFDLVANNMPVFFIQDAIKFPDIIHAGKPHPDREIPQAQSAHDTFWDFVSLHTEAQHHAMWNMSDRGIPRSYRTMEGFGVHTFRLVNEAGATVLVKFHWKPKLGVHSLTWEEAQLISGIDPDFHRRDLYDAIEAGAYPEWELGIQVFPDTPEETFAGIDLLDPTKIVPEELAPVQPVGRLTLNQTPRNFFAETEQVAFHLGHLPPGIDVTNDPLLQGRLFSYLDTQLTRLGGPNFTQIPINRPHAEVNDMLRDGFHQHAVHAGVAPYRPNSLDGGNPFPAGDRENAFVDTPVTVAEAPKVRAAPASFDDHYSQVRLFWLSMSPVEKEHIIRAYTFELGKCHHQAIKERQLQCLANIDPVLCEQVATGLGLPAPKPTVPLAEVQPSPALSQVGREWPADGRMVGIVVDADSDLDGVGEVRRAVFAAGMVPLLVAAHGGTVGDLPVQRTFATGRSVEFDAVLLAGAPAPAPDALPARDAKAGAAGSATIDPRVLLLVEEAWRHAKAIGAWGAGAEVLRQAGVAGTPGVVTGDSAAEVFGTVQQLMAAHRVWERFPASVS is encoded by the coding sequence ATGGATTCCAGCAAGCCCGCCAAGGTCGTCAAGGACGTCGTGGAGGCCGCCGCCGGAAAGGTCGCCGACGTCCTGACCCCGGACGTGCCCGGCGCTCCGGGCAGCGTCCCACCGTCCTTCGAGGAGCCGACGACGCCGCACGGTCCGTTGCCGCCGAAGGAGGAACAGGGTGCCCCGGACACCCGCACCCCGACCGGCGCGGAGACCGGCGTGCCGAAGATTGCCAAGGGGCAGCAGGGCGCCTACCTCACCACCGCCAACGGTGCCCGGCTGCGCGACACGGACCACTCGCTCAAGGCCGGTCCGCGCGGCCCGGTGCTGCTCCAGGACCACCACCTGCGCGAGAAGATCACCCACTTCGACCACGAGCGCATCCCGGAGCGGGTGGTGCACGCGCGCGGCGCCGGGGCACACGGCGTCTTCGTCGGCTACGGCACGGGCGAGGAGGTGACCCGTGCGGGCTTCCTGAAGAAGGGCCGGGAGACGCCGGTCTTCGTCCGCTTCTCCACGGTGCTCGGCTCGCGCGGGTCGGCGGACACGGTCCGCGACACCCGCGGCTTCGCGACGAAGTTCTACACCGACGAGGGCACCTTCGACCTGGTCGCCAACAACATGCCGGTGTTCTTCATCCAGGACGCGATCAAGTTCCCGGACATCATCCACGCCGGCAAGCCGCACCCGGACCGGGAGATCCCGCAGGCGCAGAGCGCGCACGACACGTTCTGGGACTTCGTCTCCCTGCACACCGAGGCGCAGCACCACGCCATGTGGAACATGTCCGACCGCGGCATCCCCCGCTCCTACCGGACCATGGAGGGCTTCGGGGTCCACACGTTCCGGCTGGTCAACGAGGCCGGCGCGACGGTACTGGTCAAGTTCCACTGGAAGCCGAAGCTGGGTGTGCACTCCCTGACCTGGGAGGAGGCGCAGCTGATCAGCGGCATCGACCCGGACTTCCACCGCCGCGACCTCTACGACGCCATCGAGGCCGGCGCGTACCCGGAGTGGGAGCTGGGGATCCAGGTCTTCCCGGACACCCCGGAGGAGACCTTCGCCGGGATCGACCTGCTCGACCCCACGAAGATCGTGCCGGAGGAACTGGCGCCGGTGCAGCCGGTCGGCCGGCTCACCCTCAACCAGACCCCGCGGAACTTCTTCGCCGAGACCGAGCAGGTCGCCTTCCACCTCGGGCACCTGCCGCCGGGCATCGACGTCACCAACGACCCGCTGTTGCAGGGGCGGCTCTTCTCGTACCTCGACACGCAGCTCACCCGGCTGGGCGGGCCGAACTTCACCCAGATCCCGATCAACCGGCCGCACGCCGAGGTCAACGACATGCTCCGGGACGGCTTCCATCAGCACGCGGTGCACGCGGGCGTGGCGCCCTACCGGCCGAACTCACTCGACGGCGGCAACCCGTTCCCGGCCGGCGACCGCGAGAACGCGTTCGTCGACACGCCGGTCACGGTCGCGGAGGCCCCCAAGGTACGCGCGGCCCCGGCCTCGTTCGACGACCACTACAGCCAGGTACGGCTGTTCTGGCTGAGCATGTCGCCGGTGGAGAAGGAGCACATCATCCGGGCGTACACCTTCGAGCTGGGCAAGTGCCACCACCAGGCGATCAAGGAGCGCCAGCTCCAGTGCCTGGCCAACATCGACCCGGTGCTGTGCGAGCAGGTCGCCACGGGCCTGGGCCTGCCGGCGCCGAAGCCGACCGTGCCGCTGGCCGAGGTGCAGCCGAGCCCGGCCCTGTCGCAGGTCGGCCGGGAGTGGCCGGCGGACGGTCGGATGGTCGGCATCGTGGTGGACGCGGACAGCGACCTCGACGGGGTGGGCGAGGTCCGGCGGGCGGTGTTCGCCGCCGGCATGGTGCCGCTGCTGGTCGCCGCGCACGGCGGCACGGTCGGCGACCTGCCGGTGCAGCGCACCTTCGCCACCGGCCGGTCGGTGGAGTTCGACGCGGTCCTGCTGGCCGGGGCGCCGGCGCCCGCGCCGGACGCGCTGCCCGCCCGGGACGCCAAGGCGGGAGCGGCCGGCTCCGCCACCATCGACCCCCGGGTGCTGCTGCTGGTCGAGGAGGCCTGGCGGCACGCCAAGGCGATCGGCGCGTGGGGCGCCGGGGCCGAGGTGCTGCGCCAGGCCGGCGTGGCGGGCACGCCCGGTGTGGTCACCGGCGACTCCGCCGCCGAGGTCTTCGGGACGGTGCAGCAGCTGATGGCGGCGCACCGGGTCTGGGAGCGGTTCCCCGCCTCGGTCTCCTGA
- a CDS encoding metallophosphoesterase family protein produces the protein MTGALFAVSDLHVSYAENRAVVDGLRPESPDDWLIVAGDVGEVFADVERTLRQLRDRFARVVWVPGNHELWTHPADPVTLRGRARYDALVAMCRDLGVLTPEDDYPVWHGADGPVTVAPLFLLYDYSFRAPGTDTKEESLRAAYAAGVVCTDEMLLHPDPHPDRESWCGERIAATERRLAAVDPALPTVLVNHWPLVRQPTDVLWYPEFAQWCGTDRTADWHLRYRTAVAVYGHLHIPRTTHYDGVRFEEVSLGYPREWGRRGGEPRPMRRVLGGAA, from the coding sequence GTGACGGGTGCGCTGTTCGCGGTCAGTGACCTTCATGTGTCGTACGCCGAGAACCGCGCGGTGGTGGACGGCCTGCGGCCGGAGTCCCCGGACGACTGGCTGATCGTGGCGGGCGACGTCGGCGAGGTGTTCGCGGACGTCGAGCGGACGCTGCGGCAGCTCCGCGACCGGTTCGCCCGGGTCGTCTGGGTGCCCGGCAACCACGAGCTGTGGACCCACCCGGCCGACCCGGTGACCCTGCGCGGCCGGGCCCGGTACGACGCGCTGGTCGCGATGTGCCGCGACCTGGGCGTGCTCACTCCCGAGGACGACTATCCGGTGTGGCACGGCGCGGACGGGCCGGTCACCGTGGCGCCGCTGTTCCTGCTCTACGACTACTCGTTCCGCGCCCCCGGCACCGACACGAAGGAGGAGTCGCTGCGGGCGGCGTACGCGGCAGGGGTGGTGTGCACCGACGAGATGCTGCTGCACCCCGACCCGCACCCCGACCGGGAGTCCTGGTGCGGGGAGCGGATCGCCGCGACCGAGCGGCGGCTGGCCGCCGTCGACCCGGCGCTGCCGACCGTGCTGGTCAACCACTGGCCGCTGGTCCGCCAGCCCACCGACGTGCTCTGGTACCCGGAGTTCGCCCAGTGGTGCGGCACCGACCGCACGGCCGACTGGCACCTGCGGTACCGCACCGCCGTGGCGGTCTACGGGCACCTGCACATCCCCCGGACCACCCACTACGACGGGGTCCGCTTCGAGGAGGTCTCGCTGGGCTACCCGCGCGAGTGGGGCCGGCGGGGCGGCGAGCCCCGGCCGATGCGGCGCGTCCTCGGCGGCGCCGCGTGA
- a CDS encoding BTAD domain-containing putative transcriptional regulator, which yields MTSPPRVPGVTFGVLGPLVAAGERGPVALKGPRQRAVLARLLVARGRVVPVGRLVGDLWAEPPEGAVGAVRTFVADLRRALEPDRPPRQPARLLVTAPPGYALAAAPEAVDAGRFEAAVGAAGESLAAGRAGPALAALDGALALWHGPAYAEFADEPWARAEIDRLDELRMLAVERRAEALLALGRAAEAAGDLRAQAAAQPLREETWRLLATGLYRAGRQGDALAALREARGVLVRELGVDPGPRLRRLEADILAQAPHLDPAAAPPPAGGAGEERRPFVGRAAELASLTGLAEEVARAGRPALALVSGDAGAGKTAFVEALADRLAATGWTRAVGRVPEYEGAPAAWPWTQLAAALPEAGEPPAGPALPDGGDPAVARYRLHRIAGARVGAAARRGPVLLVLDDLHRADEDTLDLLTALFTGPEPVTGPVLAVGTYRATGITPALTGALARLARTEPVRVYLGGLTEAETGDLVRAVAGAADPDTVRALHRRSGGNPFFVRELARLLAAEGAAALERVPAGVRDVIRHRLAQLPEPTRAVLAQAAVLGRDLDADVLAALAGEEATLDAVERAAQAGFLTPDGTRFAHILVRDTLYTDLSAPRRARWHAAVGSVLERLRPDDVAALAHHFGQAPGPDAATRAARYATAGAERAERRCHPHEAARLWQQAVAAHDRAGGHDVRGRLAAVIGWGRALAVTGHLDRTRRLRAEAVATVERLADPELTADVLAAFDVPAVWTRNDDEELSRRIVTAAEAALAALPADQATRRGRLLCTLALELRGDTGDRGRRAAAEAEEIARRLDDPALLAFALNARFMHTFDRAGRARERARIGADLVELAARHGLVTFEVLGHLVALQAHCARADLAAADTHAAAADRLAARYELPLVGVFTDWYAALRLAVAGRGAEAEAAYRAAAVRLDAGQMPGMAAGLLPFALLCLRLSTGDDPGPALADAAHGPYAPWVRPLALLAAGRRDEAAAALRALPPSPHDLLREARLCVAARAALALDDRPTMARLHAALLPAADELAGAGSGVLTVGPVARHLADLAAALP from the coding sequence GTGACCAGCCCGCCGCGCGTACCCGGAGTGACGTTCGGGGTGCTCGGGCCGCTGGTCGCGGCCGGCGAGCGAGGCCCGGTGGCGCTCAAGGGCCCCCGGCAGCGGGCCGTGCTGGCCCGCCTGCTGGTCGCCCGGGGCCGCGTGGTGCCGGTCGGCCGGCTCGTCGGCGACCTGTGGGCGGAGCCGCCGGAGGGCGCCGTCGGGGCCGTGCGGACCTTCGTGGCCGACCTGCGCCGGGCCCTGGAGCCCGACCGGCCCCCGCGGCAGCCGGCCCGGCTGCTGGTCACCGCCCCGCCCGGGTACGCGCTGGCGGCCGCCCCCGAGGCGGTCGACGCGGGGCGGTTCGAGGCGGCGGTCGGTGCGGCGGGCGAGTCGCTCGCGGCCGGGCGGGCCGGCCCGGCGCTGGCCGCCCTGGACGGCGCGCTCGCCCTCTGGCACGGCCCCGCCTACGCGGAGTTCGCCGACGAGCCGTGGGCACGGGCGGAGATCGACCGGCTGGACGAGCTGCGGATGCTCGCCGTCGAGCGGCGCGCCGAGGCGCTGCTGGCCCTGGGCCGGGCCGCCGAGGCCGCCGGCGACCTGCGCGCCCAGGCCGCCGCGCAGCCGCTGCGGGAGGAGACCTGGCGGCTGCTGGCGACCGGCCTCTACCGGGCCGGCCGGCAGGGCGACGCGCTCGCCGCGCTGCGGGAGGCCCGGGGCGTGCTGGTCCGGGAGCTGGGGGTGGATCCCGGCCCCCGGCTGCGCCGGCTGGAGGCCGACATCCTCGCCCAGGCCCCGCACCTCGACCCGGCCGCCGCCCCGCCGCCGGCCGGAGGAGCGGGGGAGGAGCGGCGCCCGTTCGTGGGGCGCGCGGCCGAACTGGCGAGCCTGACGGGGCTGGCCGAGGAGGTGGCCCGGGCCGGCCGGCCCGCCCTCGCGCTGGTCTCCGGCGACGCCGGCGCGGGCAAGACCGCGTTCGTCGAGGCGCTGGCCGACCGGCTCGCCGCCACCGGCTGGACCCGCGCCGTCGGCCGGGTCCCCGAGTACGAGGGCGCCCCGGCCGCGTGGCCGTGGACGCAGCTCGCCGCCGCCCTGCCCGAAGCCGGGGAACCGCCGGCCGGGCCGGCCCTCCCGGACGGCGGCGACCCGGCCGTGGCCCGCTACCGGCTGCACCGGATCGCGGGCGCCCGGGTCGGCGCGGCGGCGCGGCGCGGGCCCGTGCTGCTCGTCCTCGACGACCTGCACCGGGCCGACGAGGACACCCTCGACCTGCTGACCGCGCTGTTCACCGGCCCGGAGCCGGTGACCGGGCCGGTGCTGGCGGTCGGCACCTACCGGGCCACCGGGATCACTCCGGCGCTCACCGGGGCCCTGGCCCGCCTGGCGCGCACCGAACCGGTCCGCGTCTACCTGGGCGGGCTCACCGAGGCGGAGACGGGCGACCTGGTCCGGGCCGTGGCCGGCGCGGCGGATCCCGACACCGTCCGGGCGCTGCACCGGCGGAGCGGCGGCAACCCGTTCTTCGTCCGGGAACTGGCCCGGCTGCTCGCCGCCGAGGGCGCCGCCGCGCTGGAACGCGTACCGGCCGGCGTGCGGGACGTCATCCGCCACCGCCTGGCGCAGCTGCCCGAGCCGACCCGGGCGGTGCTGGCGCAGGCCGCCGTGCTCGGTCGCGACCTCGACGCCGACGTGCTGGCCGCGCTGGCCGGTGAGGAGGCCACACTGGACGCCGTGGAGCGGGCCGCACAGGCCGGGTTCCTCACCCCCGACGGCACCCGGTTCGCCCACATCCTGGTCCGCGACACCCTCTACACCGACCTGTCGGCGCCACGCCGGGCCCGCTGGCACGCCGCCGTCGGGTCGGTGCTCGAACGCCTGCGGCCGGACGACGTCGCCGCCCTGGCCCACCACTTCGGACAGGCCCCCGGCCCGGACGCCGCGACCCGGGCCGCCCGGTACGCCACGGCCGGAGCCGAACGGGCCGAGCGGCGCTGCCACCCGCACGAGGCGGCCCGGCTCTGGCAGCAGGCCGTCGCCGCCCACGACCGGGCCGGCGGGCACGACGTACGCGGGCGGCTCGCGGCGGTCATCGGCTGGGGCCGCGCCCTCGCCGTCACCGGCCACCTCGACCGGACCCGCCGGCTGCGGGCCGAGGCGGTCGCCACCGTCGAACGCCTCGCCGACCCGGAGCTCACCGCGGACGTGCTGGCCGCGTTCGACGTGCCGGCCGTCTGGACCCGCAACGACGACGAGGAGCTGTCCCGCCGGATCGTCACCGCGGCCGAAGCCGCCCTCGCCGCGCTCCCCGCCGACCAGGCCACCCGGCGCGGCCGGCTGCTCTGCACGCTGGCCCTGGAACTGCGCGGCGACACCGGCGACCGGGGCCGGCGGGCGGCGGCCGAGGCGGAGGAGATCGCCCGCCGCCTCGACGACCCGGCCCTGCTGGCCTTCGCGCTCAACGCCCGGTTCATGCACACCTTCGACCGCGCCGGCCGGGCTCGGGAACGCGCCCGCATCGGCGCCGACCTGGTCGAACTGGCCGCCCGGCACGGGCTGGTCACCTTCGAGGTGCTCGGGCACCTCGTCGCGCTCCAGGCGCACTGCGCCCGCGCCGACCTGGCCGCCGCCGACACCCACGCGGCCGCCGCCGACCGCCTCGCCGCGCGCTACGAGCTGCCCCTGGTCGGCGTCTTCACCGACTGGTACGCCGCCCTCCGGCTGGCCGTCGCGGGACGCGGCGCCGAGGCCGAGGCGGCGTACCGGGCGGCGGCCGTGCGGCTCGACGCCGGGCAGATGCCCGGCATGGCCGCCGGGCTGCTGCCGTTCGCCCTGCTCTGCCTGCGACTGTCCACCGGCGACGACCCCGGGCCGGCGCTGGCCGACGCCGCCCACGGCCCGTACGCGCCGTGGGTCCGGCCGCTGGCCCTGCTCGCGGCCGGGCGCCGGGACGAGGCGGCCGCCGCGCTGCGCGCCCTGCCGCCCTCGCCGCACGACCTGCTGCGCGAGGCCCGGCTCTGCGTCGCCGCCCGGGCCGCCCTCGCCCTCGACGACCGCCCCACCATGGCGCGGCTGCACGCCGCCCTGCTGCCCGCCGCCGACGAGCTGGCCGGCGCCGGCAGCGGCGTGCTCACCGTGGGGCCGGTGGCCCGGCACCTCGCCGACCTCGCCGCCGCCCTTCCCTGA
- a CDS encoding L-dopachrome tautomerase-related protein has protein sequence MNGPMGGEPVGDLELVHTFTGPMPTGVSVSHTGRVFVNFPQWGDEVPATVVELRDGREAPFPDESWNSPSGDDDAHAFVSVQSIVVDPADRLWVVDTGSPMFQPTKPGGPKLVRVDLDTDTVGQVITFPTDVVLPTTYLNDVRFDLRRGDAGLAYLTDSSDSGPNGIVVVDLATGASWRRLHDHPSTKAEPLDSFRPVVEGRPFLERPADGPPKPVAMGSDGIAISADGSRLHYCPLASRRWYSVATDALADRTLREEQVAATVVDEGDKGGGSDGLETDDSGAFYLTSYEHNAVLRRRADGEFETVVHDPRLLWPDTMSVAADGHLYVTANQLHRQAKYQGGTDLRRKPYALFRVRIDAGPVRLR, from the coding sequence ATGAACGGACCCATGGGCGGCGAGCCGGTCGGCGACCTCGAACTCGTGCACACCTTCACCGGGCCGATGCCGACCGGGGTCAGCGTGTCGCACACCGGCCGGGTCTTCGTGAACTTCCCGCAGTGGGGGGACGAGGTGCCGGCGACCGTCGTCGAGCTGCGCGACGGCCGGGAGGCGCCCTTCCCGGACGAGTCCTGGAACAGCCCGTCCGGGGACGACGACGCGCACGCCTTCGTCTCGGTGCAGAGCATCGTGGTGGACCCGGCGGACCGGCTCTGGGTGGTGGACACCGGCAGCCCGATGTTCCAGCCGACGAAGCCGGGCGGGCCGAAGCTGGTGCGGGTCGACCTGGACACCGACACCGTCGGGCAGGTGATCACCTTCCCGACCGACGTGGTGCTGCCCACCACGTACCTCAACGACGTGCGCTTCGACCTGCGCCGGGGCGACGCCGGCCTCGCGTACCTCACCGATTCCTCCGACTCGGGGCCGAACGGGATCGTCGTGGTGGACCTGGCCACGGGCGCGTCGTGGCGGCGGCTGCACGACCACCCGTCCACGAAGGCGGAGCCGCTGGACTCGTTCCGGCCGGTCGTCGAGGGCCGGCCGTTCCTGGAGCGCCCCGCCGACGGGCCGCCGAAGCCGGTCGCCATGGGCTCGGACGGCATCGCCATCTCCGCCGACGGTTCCCGGCTGCACTACTGCCCGCTCGCCTCGCGCCGTTGGTACAGCGTGGCGACCGACGCGCTCGCCGACCGGACGCTGCGCGAGGAGCAGGTGGCGGCCACGGTCGTGGACGAGGGCGACAAGGGCGGCGGCTCGGACGGTCTGGAGACCGACGACTCGGGGGCGTTCTACCTGACCTCCTACGAGCACAACGCCGTGCTGCGCCGCCGGGCGGACGGCGAGTTCGAGACCGTGGTGCACGACCCGCGGCTGCTCTGGCCCGACACGATGTCGGTGGCCGCCGACGGCCACCTCTACGTCACCGCCAACCAGCTGCACCGGCAGGCGAAGTACCAGGGCGGCACCGACCTGCGGCGCAAGCCGTACGCCCTGTTCCGCGTGCGCATCGACGCCGGACCGGTACGCCTGCGCTGA
- the pip gene encoding prolyl aminopeptidase: protein MTEPRLYPPVEPYATHRIAVGDGHELYVEEVGRPDGVPVVFLHGGPGGGLVPAARRFFDPRRYRAVLFDQRGAGRSTPFGELRANTTWHLVADLETIRERLGIDSWLVFGGSWGVTLGLAYAQTHPDRVTGLILRGVLLLRRSERDWFYQGGLRHLQPDEWERFVAPIPAAERDDVLAAYHRRLHGPDEAQARACAVTWGRWEAVNSSLRPDPGVLAHFTAEEQALPIARILSHYALHGGFLTGTQLLDGVDRIRHLPAVIINGRYDLCCPPVSAYDLARRWPEADLRIVPDAGHSAAEPGIARELLRATDRFADLLA from the coding sequence ATGACCGAGCCACGCCTGTACCCGCCCGTCGAGCCGTACGCCACCCACCGGATCGCCGTCGGTGACGGCCACGAGCTGTACGTGGAGGAGGTGGGGCGGCCGGACGGCGTACCCGTGGTCTTCCTGCACGGCGGGCCGGGCGGTGGCCTGGTGCCGGCGGCACGGCGGTTCTTCGACCCGCGGCGCTACCGCGCCGTGCTGTTCGACCAGCGCGGCGCGGGGCGCAGCACCCCGTTCGGTGAGCTGCGGGCCAACACCACCTGGCACCTCGTGGCCGACCTGGAGACGATCCGGGAACGGCTGGGGATCGACTCCTGGCTGGTGTTCGGCGGATCGTGGGGCGTCACCCTGGGCCTGGCGTACGCCCAGACCCACCCGGACCGCGTGACCGGGCTGATCCTGCGCGGGGTGCTGCTGCTGCGCCGCAGCGAGCGGGACTGGTTCTACCAGGGCGGCCTGCGCCACCTCCAGCCGGACGAGTGGGAGCGGTTCGTCGCCCCGATCCCCGCCGCCGAGCGCGACGACGTGCTGGCGGCGTACCACCGGCGGCTGCACGGGCCGGACGAGGCGCAGGCCCGGGCCTGCGCGGTCACCTGGGGGCGCTGGGAGGCGGTCAACTCCTCCCTGCGTCCCGACCCGGGGGTGCTCGCCCACTTCACCGCCGAGGAGCAGGCGCTGCCGATCGCCCGGATCCTCTCCCACTACGCCCTGCACGGCGGGTTCCTCACCGGGACGCAACTGCTCGACGGCGTGGACCGGATCCGCCACCTGCCCGCCGTGATCATCAACGGCCGCTACGACCTGTGCTGCCCGCCGGTGTCCGCGTACGACCTGGCTCGCCGCTGGCCGGAGGCCGACCTGCGGATCGTGCCCGACGCCGGCCACTCGGCCGCCGAGCCGGGCATCGCCCGGGAACTGCTCCGCGCCACCGACCGCTTCGCCGACCTGCTCGCCTGA
- a CDS encoding alpha/beta fold hydrolase codes for MINGFESRRVTVADGVALHAAVGGSGRPVVLLHGFPQTHLMWRHVAADLAADHTVICPDLRGYGDSDKPADTDGTAYAKRTMAADVVALARALGHDRFALAGHDRGALVAIRAGLDHPGTVTHLAALDVLPTLDTWEVMHGVTAAVGFHLYLMAQPPGLPERLIGAAPDEFFGHFLDLWAGDPDAIPADVRAAYLRACRAAVPSIVADYRASAGVDIAHDETDRAAGTVLRMPVTVLQQDWGAALGFDAAARWRAWAPDLRHVPVSYGHFMAEEAPAEVVKELRALLAR; via the coding sequence ATGATCAACGGATTCGAGTCGCGCCGCGTCACCGTCGCCGACGGCGTCGCGCTGCACGCCGCAGTGGGCGGCAGCGGCCGCCCGGTCGTGCTGCTGCACGGCTTCCCGCAGACCCACCTGATGTGGCGGCACGTCGCCGCGGACCTGGCCGCCGACCACACGGTCATCTGCCCCGACCTGCGGGGGTACGGCGACAGCGACAAGCCCGCCGACACCGACGGCACCGCGTACGCCAAGCGGACCATGGCCGCCGACGTGGTGGCGCTGGCCCGGGCGCTGGGGCACGACCGGTTCGCCCTGGCCGGGCACGACCGGGGCGCTCTGGTGGCGATCCGCGCCGGCCTGGACCACCCCGGGACGGTCACCCACCTGGCCGCGCTGGACGTGCTGCCCACCCTCGACACCTGGGAGGTGATGCACGGCGTCACCGCCGCGGTCGGCTTCCACCTCTATCTGATGGCCCAGCCGCCGGGGCTGCCCGAGCGGCTGATCGGCGCCGCTCCGGACGAGTTCTTCGGCCACTTCCTCGACCTCTGGGCCGGCGACCCGGACGCGATCCCCGCCGACGTGCGGGCCGCGTACCTGCGGGCCTGCCGGGCGGCGGTGCCCTCGATCGTGGCGGACTACCGGGCCTCGGCCGGCGTCGACATCGCGCACGACGAGACGGACCGGGCGGCGGGCACCGTGCTGCGGATGCCGGTGACCGTGCTGCAGCAGGACTGGGGCGCGGCGCTCGGCTTCGACGCGGCGGCGCGCTGGCGGGCCTGGGCGCCGGACCTGCGGCACGTGCCGGTGTCGTACGGCCATTTCATGGCCGAGGAGGCCCCGGCCGAGGTGGTGAAGGAGCTTCGCGCGCTGCTGGCCCGCTGA